In the Topomyia yanbarensis strain Yona2022 chromosome 3, ASM3024719v1, whole genome shotgun sequence genome, one interval contains:
- the LOC131691939 gene encoding protein disabled isoform X1 encodes MQTLRKKTSPLKYRNEPGRFFGDGVSFKAKLIGILEVGEARGDRMCQEALQDLKMAIRAAGEHKQRITIHVTIDGLRLRDEKTGDSLYHHPVHKISFIAQDMTDSRAFGYIFGSPDSGHRFFGIKTDKAASQVVLAMRDLFQVVFELKKKEIELARQHIQSKITAHEHQAVAMSAKSASADGYGKNLSIDGAAGSLAGSSLIGTGSSKANMKNEKSPESVADLVDLEQELSSIQRGITQMERITPGEVPSKSVIDDDPFGDSFTNIPPAYNLLPPPESSKRHQKLSHKSTENLPVAESVTANASSSPPAPPAPSTPAAPTTIFSPPPVRAMPGPAPPTMSTSNSAQNDDWLNSPPNTSRFDPDPVKYSDELNLKDLDDGFKQSLSNAPQPSSYTDVFTDLDPLGTGKIKPYIDKKYFFQELKNPPKKVLKDLSGIDSTFNANFSAEDQQRQSPQTLPPSTNLTDSGSDEMFKSSHDNKPGELSGTDFLDPFANKVVDPFMEDEDFSKLHIDPFDMKFSRTTSPRQADGRTVDDRTTRLTTQQNDVKTDESPVAYNGPLQVTLPPESWASYISQKRLERQNSDSNSSAGAGFTSTARNRPNVFKQNTVDVISSISNSSKKMKPNLFGQKFSKRDSNSINMRRLQESDSLSENEAPEPPPRPDSGSHIEPPPLPPKKQFADIVIRPTPRSGPTVSSGSQGSESSSKERYEFVGSKFELRNQSANENAPPLPLPSRKVNRSEGSSPGRPFRRLNEEDDYLQPITVRSEIPTLLPPPQRKDASKTRAARKSETDPRNLDEPTPPAYSKSPTYRDKESLLPDITLSQLLTLGIDDLATKLNVPVTKLSTMTLVELTSYLSEFIENTKNSPSSAASWNQEADNNDSPVFKVNFEEQNDATFVAKFDDNFGEDSTFVANFDNLNLQPSQSTTRPSAVPVVDKYAVFREIIEKEIGPSQEQQKTELERAVSDMASLDFDKEVASEMNRLSPNMNVDQFVPSPSQSQTFTANSPLSVPMTKIDTKITEVISHAKDRYAALRDIILVEDLFEKPTPPPSAATAPIARMESSSFEDRDTEDEHKFEANFDDMPQNENHSPEINISDAEYPPQHARSSLSGLEPPDSHSLSSRNTPKEDLEIDAFMQKAVSNLSLHSTGQLSPAQQMVGGLIVKSPHPPSTATPLGRPTLSKSPLIAGAAADSSLHPQNISVESLTKATLNDMSTSPIPLSKSPVIKTSPNTKSPLDRAFNEITGEGEIIKKIDSLQKRSSGSLSDVDESSPEAELKQASKLTPTNTGESWAVFDQSVPPAGPKKPESGRQPRGIDKNGPESPCSSEPKDEWKTDRDYGRRWPHKGQTSSSSRDVSPWDEDGPEFRKRPPSHHPPTSGERYHHPRMPPRRINSNEEDYEDDKKDRGDRRRRMKGQISSRSRENFEDEHWYHEHPSWSPTEDDERPDRSRSFDRNVYERSTYGPPYEKREPKSLPQYDRRDYKNYDKRKYYRERGRPNYEYDPYSEGYDQRMMKGRVNYEDVYERGPRDARVSREYFYEREQKSFDRDSNESYERRSFGSGDIYGSLDSRGDYRERDRYLSLDKSRPLRRGMRNAGSARLDDPDQDSEGDLIGIRRNDASSIHRSSQNIRSKQHQVVDDEVWGVSMGGKPGWKRPSSATEQERRYNESRRMMLNTSLAGSDGEKDRRFRKKSRTRSKEPDTRPGYATMRYPPRSKEDYFDYEADVRGTGSGGGVYDNDDEEDEDIGGSKMAGGGMDESPSYYGRRQPPPPHYKPTTPRSEGRNLNDSLIAQEAKKMARYEYEEEAMRRMKKSNSRDLYFEGEDKERFSGKFGSGNFETVTPPKSGKHVRMEFEFDQFSDTHQSNCEGGDGFESDFNSPTAPPSGVTQGPHQSSKSFRFSSDFSEKDSGRHYQNLQHRNQPQGFSGFEADFTAPSRVAPSSQAASKLRFSENVTVSKFNSETNTAGTHMFEDDFAGRSDNELEDQWTPDMHAPVTGMNGSKKILKTSSQPQPQPQDNIRKSDSVNIFAKKVEDPFEDDDFFASGGSTGEKDPFEGTAAKSRADAGGQSESAAGQSGWDKNFANFDDNI; translated from the exons GATCTTAAAATGGCTATCCGAGCTGCAGGAGAGCACAAACAGAGAATCACGATACACGTTACTATCGATGGATTACGATTGAGAGATGAAAAAACTGGG GACTCTCTCTATCATCATCCAGTGCATAAAATATCGTTTATCGCGCAGGACATGACGGATTCACGTGCATTTGGCTATATTTTTGGATCACCCGACAGTGGACACCGGTTTTTCGGTATCAAAACCGACAAAGCTGCCAGCCAAGTGGTGCTGGCGATGCGCGACTTGTTCCAAGTCGTGTTTGAACTGAAGAAGAAAGAAATCGAGCTAGCTCGGCAGCACATTCAAAGCAAAATTACGGCACACGAACACCAGGCCGTTGCGATGTCCGCAAAGAGCGCTAGCGCCGACGGTTACGGCAAAAATCTGTCTATTGATGGAGCCGCTGGGTCTCTAGCTGGATCTAGTTTAATCGGCACTGGTAGCTCTAAAGCgaacatgaaaaatgaaaaatcaccGGAATCTGTAGCCGACCTTGTCGATCTGGAGCAAGAGCTTAGTTCCATTCAACGTGGTATCACTCAAATGGAAAGGATAACACCTGGCGAAGTCCCCTCAAAAAGTGTTATTGATGACGACCCCTTTGGAGATTCTTTCACTAACATTCCGCCG GCCTACAACCTCCTACCACCCCCTGAATCAAGCAAACGCCATCAAAAACTAAGTCATAAATCAACCGAAAATCTGCCTGTCGCGGAGTCTGTTACAGCAAACGCATCTTCATCCCCACCGGCTCCACCTGCACCATCGACTCCGGCTGCACCAACTACTATTTTTTCACCTCCACCGGTCAGAGCAATGCCAGGTCCCGCACCGCCAACAATGTCTACGAGCAACTCAGCCCAAAACGATGATTGGCTTAACTCACCACCTAATACGTCACGTTTCGATCCCGATCCAGTGAAATACTCGGACGAGCTAAATCTCAAAGATTTAGACGATGGATTCAAG CAGTCCCTGTCGAATGCACCTCAACCGTCATCCTACACGGATGTCTTCACCGACTTAGATCCACTGGGGACGGGAAAAATCAAACCATATATCGATAAAAAGTATTTCTTCCAAGAGCTGAAGAATCCACCGAAAAAGGTACTGAAAGATCTGTCTGGCATAGACAGTACATTCAACGCTAACTTTTCTGCTGAAGATCAACAACGACAATCGCCACAAACTCTTCCGCCTAGCACAAACCTGACGGATTCTGGTAGCGACGAAATGTTCAAATCATCACACGACAACAAACCGGGAGAATTATCGGGAACAGATTTCCTTGACCCGTTTGCCAACAAGGTTGTAGATCCGTTTATGGAAGATGAAGACTTTTCTAAACTTCACATAGATCCATTCGATATGAAGTTTTCTCGAACAACCTCTCCAAGGCAAGCAGACGGTAGAACGGTGGACGATAGGACAACGAGACTTACTACACAGCAGAATGACGTGAAAACAGATGAAAGCCCTGTCGCATATAACGGTCCGCTTCAAGTGACTTTACCCCCGGAAAGCTGGGCAAGTTATATCAGCCAGAAACGTCTCGAGCGACAGAATTCCGATTCAAACAGTTCGGCAGGAGCAGGGTTTACCAGCACAGCTAGAAATCGTCCAAACGTGTTCAAACAGAACACTGTCGATGTGATCTCGAGTATCAGTAACAGCTCGAAAAAGATGAAACCGAACCTGTTCGGCCAAAAGTTTTCGAAGAGAGACTCAAACAGCATAAACATGCGCCGATTGCAGGAAAGCGATTCTTTAAGTGAAAACGAAGCTCCAGAGCCTCCTCCACGGCCTGATTCTGGATCGCACATTGAGCCACCTCCGTTACCTCCAAAGAAACAATTTGCTGACATTGTGATACGACCTACTCCTCGATCTGGTCCAACTGTTTCTTCCGGTTCACAAGGATCAGAAAGTTCCAGCAAGGAACGATATGAATTTGTCGGTTCTAAATTTGAGCTTAGAAACCAGTCTGCTAATGAAAACGCTCCTCCATTGCCATTGCCATCAAGGAAAGTAAACAGGAGTGAAGGATCTTCGCCTGGGCGCCCATTCAGAAGATTGAACGAAGAAGACGATTATCTTCAACCGATCACAGTAAGATCGGAGATTCCGACACTGTTACCTCCACCGCAACGCAAGGATGCTTCGAAAACAAGAGCCGCACGCAAATCTGAAACCGATCCACGCAATCTCGATGAACCGACACCTCCGGCATACTCCAAGTCTCCTACATACAGAGATAAAGAATCTCTTCTGCCGGATATCACACTCAGTCAATTATTAACACTAGGCATCGATGATTTGGCTACTAAATTAAACGTTCCGGTGACCAAGTTGAGCACAATGACCTTGGTTGAACTAACATCGTATCTGTCTGAGTTTATAGAAAATACTAAAAACTCACCTTCCTCGGCAGCATCGTGGAATCAGGAAGCAGACAATAATGATTCTCCGGTGTTCAAGGTGAATTTTGAAGAACAAAATGATGCAACCTTCGTTGCCAAGTTCGACGACAACTTTGGCGAAGATAGCACGTTTGTGGCCAACTTCGATAACCTGAATCTACAACCATCGCAGTCCACGACACGCCCATCAGCCGTTCCAGTTGTTGATAAGTATGCTGTATTTCGGGAAATCATTGAGAAGGAAATTGGTCCATCTCAGGAACAACAAAAGACTGAATTGGAACGAGCCGTATCGGATATGGCTTCGTTAGATTTCGACAAAGAAGTCGCTAGTGAAATGAACCGGCTCTCGCCAAATATGAACGTGGACCAATTTGTACCGTCACCATCACAGTCGCAAACATTTACGGCAAATAGTcctctctcggtaccgatgacCAAAATCGACACCAAGATTACTGAAGTCATTTCACACGCCAAAGATCGATATGCAGCTTTGAGAGATATCATACTGGTAGAGGATCTTTTTGAGAAACCAACACCGCCTCCGTCTGCTGCTACAGCACCAATAGCACGGATGGAGTCTTCTTCATTTGAGGATCGCGATACAGAAGATGAGCACAAATTTGAAGCTAACTTTGACGACATGCCGCAAAATGAAAATCATTCCCCGGAGATTAATATTTCGGATGCAGAGTATCCTCCACAACACGCCCGATCATCTCTATCAGGTCTTGAACCCCCAGATTCGCACAGTCTAAGCTCTCGCAACACACCGAAGGAAGATCTGGAAATCGATGCATTCATGCAGAAAGCAGTATCAAATTTGTCCCTCCACAGTACCGGGCAGCTATCACCGGCCCAACAAATGGTCGGTGGCCTTATAGTAAAATCGCCTCATCCTCCAAGCACAGCAACACCCCTAGGTCGACCAacgttatcaaagtcacccctaATCGCTGGAGCTGCCGCAGACTCTAGTCTACACCCTCAGAACATTTCAGTGGAAAGTCTAACGAAGGCAACGCTAAACGACATGAGCACCTCACCGATTCCACTGTCGAAATCCCCCGTTATAAAGACTTCACCAAACACAAAGTCACCATTAGACAGGGCGTTCAATGAGATAACTGGCGAAGGTGAAATTATAAAGAAGATCGATTCGTTACAGAAACGATCGTCTGGATCTCTCAGTGACGTTGACGAATCTTCTCCAGAAGCGGAACTTAAACAGG CCTCGAAGCTGACTCCAACCAACACTGGTGAATCCTGGGCAGTGTTTGATCAGTCCGTACCTCCAGCGGGACCAAAGAAACCGGAAAGTGGCCGTCAACCCAGAG gtattgacaaaaatggtcCCGAATCACCCTGCTCATCTGAGCCGAAAGACGAATGGAAAACCGATCGCGATTACGGTCGACGTTGGCCGCACAAGGGACAAACTTCGTCCTCATCGAGAGACGTTTCACCGTGGGACGAGGATGGTCCGGAGTTTCGTAAACGACCACCAAGCCATCATCCTCCAACATCTGGTGAACGGTATCACCATCCAAGGATGCCCCCTAGGCGTATCAATTCCAACGAAGAAGATTATGAAGATGATAAGAAAGATCGCGGCGATCGACGGCGTCGCATGAAAGGTCAAATCAGCTCCCGGAGTCGCGAGAACTTCGAAGACGAGCACTGGTATCACGAGCATCCCAGCTGGTCACCGACGGAGGACGATGAGCGACCAGATCGATCCAGATCCTTCGACAGAAACGTTTACGAGCGGAGCACCTATGGACCACCGTATGAGAAACGGGAACCGAAAAGTTTACCACAGTATGATAGACGGGATTATAAGAACTACGACAAGAGGAAGTATTATAGGGAGAGAGGTAGACCCAACTATGAGTATGATCCGTACAGCGAAGGATATGATCAGCGAATGATGAAAGGTCGAGTAAATTACGAAGATGTGTATGAGCGGGGTCCGCGTGATGCGAGGGTTTCTCGCGAGTATTTTTACGAACGGGAACAGAAAAGTTTTGACCGCGACAGTAACGAATCTTATGAACGAAGGAGCTTTGGTAGCGGAGATATCTATGGGAGTTTGGATAGTCGGGGAGATTATCGTGAAAGAGATCGCTACTTATCGTTGGATAAATCACGCCCATTACGACGTGGGATGCGGAATGCGGGTAGTGCAAGGTTAGATGATCCTGACCAGGATTCAGAGGGTGATTTGATTGGCATCAGGCGAAATGATGCTAGTAGTATACATCGTTCTAGTCAAAATATTCGCAGTAAACAACATCAGGTAGTAGACGACGAGGTTTGGGGCGTGTCAATGGGTGGAAAACCAGGCTGGAAAAGGCCTTCCAGTGCAACGGAACAGGAACGACGGTACAATGAGAGCAGGAGAATGATGTTGAATACATCTCTTGCGGGCTCCGATGGTGAGAAAGATCGTCGCTTCCGGAAGAAGAGTAGAACTCGCTCTAAAGAACCGGATACAAGACCTGGTTATGCCACTATGCGTTATCCACCACGGTCAAAAGAAGACTATTTTGACTATGAGGCTGACGTACGGGGAACTGGTAGTGGTGGTGGAGTATACGACAATGATGATGAGGAGGATGAGGATATTGGCGGTAGTAAAATGGCGGGAGGAGGCATGGACGAGAGTCCTTCATACTATGGAAGACGACAACCTCCACCACCGCATTACAAACCGACAACTCCCCGATCGGAAGGAAGAAATCTCAACGATTCGCTCATAGCGCAGGAAGCGAAGAAAATGGCTCGTTATGAGTACGAGGAAGAGGCGATGCGGCGAATGAAGAAGAGCAACAGTCGAGATCTGTACTTCGAGGGAGAGGACAAAGAACGTTTCAGCGGTAAGTTCGGTTCGGGTAATTTCGAAACAGTAACACCGCCTAAAAGTGGTAAACATGTGCGGATGGAGTTTGAGTTCGATCAGTTCAGTGACACTCATCAGTCAAATTGTGAGGGCGGTGATGGATTTGAAAGTGATTTCAACTCTCCAACAGCTCCACCTTCCGGAGTGACTCAGGGTCCTCATCAAAGTAGCAAATCATTCCGGTTTTCGAGTGATTTCTCGGAAAAGGATTCCGGTCGGCATTATCAAAATCTACAGCATAGAAATCAACCTCAAGGATTCAGTGGCTTCGAAGCAGATTTTACTGCACCGTCAAGAGTAGCACCAAGTTCTCAGGCTGCTTCGAAGCTACGATTCAGTGAGAACGTTACCGTTTCCAAGTTCAACTCGGAAACTAACACAGCCGGGACACATATGTTCGAGGATGATTTCGCTGGCCGTTCCGACAACGAGCTGGAAGATCAATGGACACCTGACATGCATGCTCCGGTGACCGGTATGAACGGTAGCAAAAAGATACTGAAAACTTCTAGCCAACCGCAGCCCCAACCGCAGGATAACATTCGGAAGTCGGACAGTGTCAACATTTTTGCCAAAAAGGTTGAAGATCCGTTCGAGGATGACGATTTCTTCGCATCGGGAGGCAGCACCGGAGAAAAAGATCCATTCGAGGGAACAGCCGCTAAGAGCCGAGCTGACGCGGGCGGTCAGTCTGAATCCGCTGCCGGTCAGTC